The Nostoc cf. commune SO-36 genomic sequence TTAATATCTGATGCTGGGAAAAAGTAGAATATCTATCACTTCACCTACTACCAAACCCAATACAGCCAAAATTGTTAAAATCCAAAATGAATCTAGTTTATTGAAACCAGATAATCGCATTTCCAAATCAGCTAAAAGCGTAGTAGCTAAGGGTATGAGAAAAAGCCTTAATAATATTGACCAAGTTGCTATTAACGCAATGGATATACTTAAAAATAAGATGACAACTAAAGTTCTAGAGCCAAATTGAACTAAACGCTCTAACCAAAAAATACTCTTTCGCACTATAGCTACAACCATAGCAGCCACAAAAGCTCCTACTAACCAAATAATATGATTAGCAGCAAGATACCATCCCAAGAGGGTGTAAGCTAGCCAGAGTAATACTAAAGGCACTAAAGGAATCCTGTTAAAAAATTCCACGTTCATACTGCCAAAGCTTGTAAAAATATCAGGTTAATCTTTTAAGTTTATTCAAAAATTGTTACCACTCTAACTTGTAAAAATATCAGCTTTGCTCAGGATATTTCTCTATCTAGAGAGCAAATTGAAGGACATACCTCTTTTGTCGTGACAATATATAGCTTTAGCTTGACAGCATAACTAGTAACTTAGATTAACGATCAGAGTATGTTTTTATACGTATCTTAGCTCTGTGGTAAGTTATATTTAAGACAAAAATATATTAATTTAAGAACAATAGTATTAGTTTGTAATGTCTAAATAGATCGACCCTGACTCTCAACTATTTGGGATGAAATTTCATGAATAGGTAGTTACACTTCAGCGTGTACAACTTTGATAACTGTCCACAATACTGTTGCATACCTCAAGCTCATGGTAATATTATTTTACTGTCAGGAGATATTATTTTATACATCAAATTGTAACCATGCTGAAACAGTTAGTTAGGTGTGCTACCTCAAAAAAACAAAAACTTATTCGAGCCACCCAGAAAATCACCAAAAGCACTGATGTACAAAGTACAGAGCTTTTAAATATCTGTTTAGATAAGGTAGTAAAGAGCTAAAAAAGCCCTTTCTTACGAATCATTATAACCAGCTAGGAACGCATAAAGCCCTTATACAATAGCAAAAAAAATAGACAATAGTAAATAGAAAAGTTTTGACACAATGTCAATAGTTTTTTGTATATGTAAAAATATCAAAAAGCCCAATTTATATTGTCAATAAGACATTAATATTGTGTGTTTTATTTTAGATATTGATTCTCTTCCTGCTTAGTTAGCTATATATAAAAGTCCTATTTGATTGCTGAAAGCTTAAGTTACCCTCGACTAAATGAGGCAAACACTTAGATTTAACAACTGGTTTAGGACTGCTAGATCAATCCTGATTTAGTAACAACTCGATTATTGACAATCTAAAAGAGTAACAGGAAAAACATGAATATCATTGTTCGTTTACTTGGAGCTATCTTTCTCCAAGTGTCTGTGTTGGCTGCGATGTCTAGCACGGCAATTTCTGATGACAAGCCCTTACGCGTCAATATCCAGGAGACTCCTGCTATTCCTCAACGAAAAATAACACAGAGGATTTGCTCTTTAGATCCCATTGAGGATTTATTACCTCCACCACAAACTAAAGCAAGTAACTCATTGCTTTCTTACCTTGCTGAACAGGGTTTTACACAGAATCAAGAGGGTTCTTGGGTCTGTTATGCGAACGATCCGAAAAAAGAAGGGCGTTACTTTACTCTGTTTAAGGTTAAACAAGTTGATAACAGGCTTATAGCAAGTTCTTTCTTAGATGAGGGTAGTCTGATTCAAGGGCAAGATAGTCGTAGCTTGGACTTCTTTATGATGCTGGTTGAGCATCATATCAATACTAGTCAAGATAACCATCAAGGTATACGTAGATATTTAGAAGCCTTCGTTTCCTTAGTCAAAGAAGGGAAGATCAAACCTACACGTCGTGGGTTTCTTTTTGACCAACCAAACCGGGCTATGGTCTTATATCACACACTCTCATCAGGAAATCTTAAAGGTACCGGAATCACGATCAACATTTATTTACCTAAGAGTTGAATTGTGGGGTAAAGAAGGGAGAAACAAGGGAGTAGAGGGGAATGGCACTAAGAAAAACCGAAAGGCTTATGTAACCTCGTTCCCAGGCTCCAGCCTGGGAACGAGGTTACACAAGACTTTGGACTTATATTAGTGCCATTCGGAGCAGAGGCAGAATAATCCCCAATGCCCAATTAAATTGCTGTCGTTTAATGGAGGTGCATCTTGTCTAAATCAATTGTTCAAAGAATTGCAGCGTTGAAGGCGGTTCGCTTGGTGGCGATCGCATTCTCGTCTATTACAGTAGTAATCACTACATGTCAGTCTGCTTTTGCACAACTCAATATTGGGCGCTACGGTATCCAACAAGGACTGGAGTATGAGTATCTCCAATACCAAATCAATAACCAGAATTTAAGCCAGATGCGAGTCATTCCTGGCTGTAATGTGGGGTTTGGTCTAAGTTGCAATAAAACTGGAACGGTAATCCAACGATTAGTAGAGTTAAACGGTGGGACTAACTATCAAAATCTCCTGATAAAAGCAGCCGGTGGGGAAAGAAACTTCCAAAATTTCGCTGGATTTTACGGTAACAACCCCAACCTCTCTGCGGTTCCTTACGCCTCTTTTTGGAGCAACCAATCCCATGCAATTATGGATAGCTCTCAATACCTTCTTGGACAAAACTTTGGTCGCAATCCAGTAGAAGGTTTGGGACTTGTAACCAAGCAGTTTTTCTGGGCACCGTACTCAGGAGTTAATAACTCGGTCAGTCTTCGTAATGGATTACTAGACTTGAAATTCTCATACGGACGATTGTTGTTTGAAGAAGCCTCAAAAATTTCCAATATTAAGGAGCAAATTGAGTCTCTAGGTATGTCGCCAGAGATGACAAATTTTTATTTAGATAAAATCTCTACAGGCTTGAATGCATTGAGTTCTGGAGATCGGAACCAACTTCAACAGAGGATTTTTGAACTACTATCCTTTCCATACTCCGAAGATGGTGGGGAACTCGGACGGCCTAACAATGCGATTCCACAAGAATTCAATCATCTGGTGGGAGAAGATATCCCTGGAGATATTTTGCTAAGTGACAATCCAGTACCGTTGGATGGAGAAACAATTGGTTTTGATACTTTCCCTGGCTCTGTAGGAGATGTTTTGCTACAAGGCAGTCCTGATTCATCTCCACTCTGGCCAATGATGGTAGTTGGGAGTATTGGTTTAATTCTGCTCCTACTATTGAGCGGCGATAGTGCTTCAGGCCAACCATCTGCTTCTTCCAGAGATACGCCTACGCCTTTGTCTCTCAACAGCAAAGGTGAATGCGATCTGACTCCCAACGGTAATGGTTCTGATCACACACAGATCATTGAGATTCCGTGTAATGTTACTCCTAAAACCCCTACGGAAGTCAAGAAGGTAGTGGAGCCATCAATGATCAAAGCGCTTTTATTGCTAGTTGTTCTAATATGTGTAGTCCGTTCCAAAAATCGGTCTTTAAAAATACGTAGAGTGGGCATAAGTCCTATATTACACAAGGGAATTTAGACCCGAATAGCACTAATAAAAGCCGAAAGGCTTGTGTAACCTCGTTCCCAGTCTGAAGACTGGGAATGTATTCTAAGAGGCTCTGCCTCTTGTCAAGAAAGATGAGGCTCCTAACGAGGCAACACAACACTTTGGACTTATTTAGTGCCATTCAATTTAGACATCACGTAAGACAAAGCTACCTATGGAGGTAGCTTTATATAGATTTATATGAATGATTTGACGTTATTGATAGTATTAACCAGGCTGTTGCGATCGCCTGTTAACCTGTGGCCAATTCACTACATTCCACCAATTATTCAAATACTCAGCCCGACGGTTGCGATATTTTAGGTAATAGGCGTGTTCCCATAAATCATTACCCATAATCGGATATGAACCGTCCATAATTGGGTTATCTTGATTTGCTGTAGTGACAATCTGGAGTTGATTTTGGGGATTACGTACTAGCCAAACCCAGCCACTGCCGAAACGAGCAGCACCTGCTGCATTAAACTGTTGTTTAAAGGCATCAAAACTGCCAAAAGTTTTGTTAATTTCTTGAGCGATCGCTCCTGATGGTTTTCCACCACCTTGCGGACTCATCAGTTGCCAAAAAATCGTGTGGTTGAGATGACCACCAGCGTTATTACGTACTTTTGTGCGGATATTTTCAGGTACGCTTTTCAAGTTCAATAGTAAAGCTTCAACGCTCCTTTTTTGCAAATCTGGATACTGCTTCAATGCATCATTTAAGTTCTTGACATAGCTAGCATGGTGTGCTTCATAATGCAATTTCATTGTTTCAGCATCAATAGCTTTTCCTAATGCTCCATAAGCGTAAGGTAATGGTGGTAGCTGTGCAGGAAAAGCGCTTAGTGACCTATTAGGATAAGCTACAGGAGGAAACGACCTAGCAGCCGTTGGTGTTGGTGTAGAAGATTGTGCCTCAGCTACTAGTACTGGTTCATGAGAAATTAGCACAATTGTCAACACAATTGTTGTGAAGAAAAAAACTATTTTTCTTCGCCAAAATTTTATCATAAATTGTAGCCTCAAAATCAGTATTATTGGCTTGTAAGCTGATCATAAACTGTTGTTTTGCAGATCAATCATGCCAGTTAAATACATATCTTACCTTAGTTTTCAAGTAATTCAAGCAAAAATACTCAATATCATAGAATTAATCACAGCCAATATATGAGGCTACTTCACACACCCAAAAATCCGTATTTTTAGCAAAAACCCTCATTAAATGATTTAGCAATGCAAAAATAATTGCATTCAAAACAAATAAAAATAAGCCTCAATACGCTTGAGTTAAATATTTTTTCTCTTCTCTGTTTCCTCTGCGGTAGCCTGCGGCAAGCCGATTCTTTAGGAGATTATCTCGCGTTTGTATCTACGTTAAAAATTTGACTTTGATAAAGAGTTTTAGCCTTATACCAATTTAAAGTGAAGTTGCACATATCTTGATCCCCCTAAATCCCCCTTAAAAAGGGGGACTTTCAATTCCCCCCTTTTTAAGGGGGGCTAGGGGGGATCGAATTCTATGCAGCTTCATAAAGAATTGGTATTAACTGAACTGTAATGGAGTAAGACTAGTAATTTGTTAAGTTTAAATAGATGGATAAGTAAGTTCGTAGTCAGAACTTTACTCCTGATTTTCTAAGTAATAAACTGCTTACTAAGAAACCCTCAAAAAGAGCTTGACAGACTACTAGTTTTAGGAATAAATTTAACTCAAAATTGACATAGCTTTAACGCCCAGAAACATTTGAGTATATATTTACGGGCATTCTACCATAAAAATATTTATTTATAAGTCTATTATTTAATTTATTCCCTTGGGTACATAACTATAAATAACAAGCAAAACTCTTGATAGATATAACCGAAGTTTTATTTTGCTAAACCTATAATTAAAAGCTTGTAACTATTAAAATTCAATCTACTGAGATATGCATCATAATCAAATATTGCAAAAAACTGTAGCAGCAAATAGTAATTGGGATCAAGTAACCCAAAGTGAAGCCAAAAATGAGCAAACACAAACACATGAATTAGCTATCCCTGATCTAGCGATATTTTTATATCCTGTTGGCTTTATGGTTGGTTGGATATTTTTTTTTCTGATATTGCGGAAAATCCGGGCATTGTTAGATGAGAAAATAATTTTTTCCATCAGCCACTCACACAAAGTCCCCTGTAAAAATTGTCGCTTTTATTCCCATAATTATTATCTAAAATGTGCGGTAAACCCTTCTGTCGTTCTCACGGAAGAAGCGAAAAACTGCTCTGAGTACTCACCCAACAAGAAAAATTTCTCTTCTAAAAATTCTCTTGACTAAAAATGATAACGATCAAGGTGATGTTCAGTAAAAAATTTATCCATCGGAATTTATGTACACCCTTGCCTATGTATCTGTATCAGGTATTTCGGGAAATGGTATACATAAAAAGCTTAAACTAAACAGCGTTCAATCGTCGCTAGAACTGATTGAGAAAGAGTCTCAAAGTCGTAACCACCTTCTAAACCAAAGAGAATTTTACGAGTTACTCCTAGACAATAATCAGTAAATAAAGCATAGTCTTCTGGCTGCAAATTGATACTTGCCAAAGGATCTGCGGCATTGCCATCATAACCAGCACTTACAATCAATAAATCTGCCTGAAAGCTAGCTAAAAACGGTACGACACGTGTTTCAAATAGGGGCTGATATACTGCAATATCACTACCAGGGGGTACAGGTAAATTTAATACATTATTATGAAAACCGCGTTCTGTTGATCTTCCAGTACCCGGATAGCATGGGTATTGATGTAGGGAACAGTAGGCGATGCGTGCTTCAGTTTCAACGATCGCCTGAGTACCATTACCATGATGCACATCCCAATCTAGGATGGCGACGCGGTTAATTCCGGGTTGTTCTAGGGCAAATAAAGCTGCGATCGCAGCATTAGAAAATAGGCAAAAGCCCATCCCCGCATCACTTTCTGCGTGGTGTCCTGGGGGACGTGCTAGCACAAAAGCTGGATTAGCGGACTTTAATACAGCTTCAACTCCATCCAACCATGCACTGACTGCCAACAATGCCACATCATAACTGCGAGGGGAAACTGGCGTATCTCCATCCAAAGGGCCACCGCCACTAGAAGCGATTTGCCAAAGTTTTTTGATGTAAGCTGGGCTATGAGCTTTAACCAACATAGACATCAGTGATGGCTGTTCTGATGCTGGTGTAGGCGATCGCCAAGTGATTTGATCTGCGAATGTAGCTGCTTTTAGGGCAGTTGCGATCGCTATCAAGCGTTCTGGTTTTTCAGGATGGTATTTTCCAGTCTTGTGATCTAAAAATTCATCGGAATAGATGACTGGTAGCATAGAACGAAAAAGGTTAGCAGGAGGGATACTGAATGTTATTGTATCCTCACTGGTACAAACAGTTTTTGCTTTGACATCTGGTGAAATTTATGCGTTATCCAGAATCCTTGTAGAGCCGTAGCACTGCTACGTTTCTACATCTTTTTTGAAAATATTTATCTTTTGTATTAGAGGGTTGGTTGTTTACTTTCGAGAATTTCTGTTGCTTTTTGGGCAGAAAGCGGGCGGTAGAATAAAAACCCCTGTACATCCTCACAGTTAATAGATTTCAAGAACTCCAATTCTTCCTCATTCTCTACCCCTTCGGCTGTCAACTTCAATCCCAAGCTTTGTCCCAAGCCAACTATAGCCTTGATAATATGAGCTACTTTGACATCGCGCGTCAAATCTTGAATAAAAGACTTATCTATTTTCAGATTGTGTAGTGGCAAAAGTTGTAAACGGGAGAGCGAGGAATGACCTGTGCCAAAGTCATCAATGGAGATATGAATACCCATCTGCTGTAAATTCTCTAACACTGTTCTGGTAAAATCTAAATCCTCAATGGCTGTGGTTTCGGTAATTTCTAATTCTAAAAAGTGCGCCTCCAGCCCCGTTTGTGCTAAAACTTCGGCTATAATCTCCACCAATTTAGGTTGACGGAACTGCTTAAGAGAAAGATTGACTGCGATCGTCATCGGTTGCAATCCCGCATCTTGCCAGGTTTTATTTTGGCTACAGGCAGTCCGCAGCACCCATTCACCGATGGGGATAATTAATCCACTCTCTTCGGCAAGGGGAATAAAGACACTGGGTGCAACCAATCCCATCTCTGGGTGCTGCCAACGCAACAGAGCCTCCATACCAGTAATTTCTCCTGTGGCAATATTCACACGAGGCTGATAGTAAACTGTAAATTCATCGCGTTCTAAGGCATAGCGCAAGCTTTTCTCTAAAGTCAGGAGTTCGGGATTTTTTGCGCTCAGGGAAACACTGTAGTATTGGTAGTTATTCCGCCCTTTATCTTTGGCGTAGTATAAAGCGGTATCTGCGTGTTGAATTAGGGTTTCAGCATCAGGACTGTTCTGATCAAGCAAGGCAATACCAAGGCTGGCAGTCACATAAAGTTCATGCCCTTGGAGATGAAAAGCATCCTCTAAGGCTTGTAACATTCTCTGTGCTACTTGTGTTACTTCTTGAATATCATTGACTCGCGGGAGTAAAATAGTGAACTCATCGCCTCCCCAACGGGCTATGGTGTCTCCGCCTCGGAGTGAATCTTTTAATCTTTGAGCGACGTTTTGTAACAATTGATCTCCCAGAGTGTGCCCTAGAGTGTCATTAATGACCTTAAAGCGATCCAAGTCGAGGAAGATCACAGCTAAACTTTCGCCTTTGCGAGTGGCGTTGGGCAGAGTTTTACTGAGCAGTTCATTGAATAGTAGGCGATTGGGCAACCCTGTCAGCACGTCATGGAGGGCTTGATAGCGAATCTTTTCTTCTACTTGTTGACGCTGCTGTGTACTAATGATACTAGCGGCCATGGTCAAAAGGGTAGATTCTTCGTGCCTTGACCAATGACGCTCAAAGGTGCAGTCTGCCAAGCCAAGATACCCCCAAAACTCATTTTCCAAACGGAGAGGCACTAAAAGAAGGGATTGAATGCCATCTCGAATCAGAAATTCTTGTTCGGCGATGGGAAATTTTTGGGTGAGTTCGCTAATTGCATTGCCGCTAGAGAGAACAGTATACCAACGGGCTAATCCAGAAGTTTGATAAGGCAGATTTTGCCAATGCTGGTGGGTAGATGTAACAAAAGAGCGCGTCCATTCAAACCTGAGACTGACTGCTAGTTCCTTTGTAACAGGGTGGAGATGGTTCTGAAAAAGATAGGCACGATCTGCCTGTGCAGCTTCACCTAATACAGCTAGAGCTAGATCAATACCAGTTTCAAAATTCATTTCTCCTAGCAAGTAATTGGCAGCTTCTGCAACTGCCTGTAACAAGCGATCGCGCTGACGCAGTTCGGCTGTGACTTGTTTTTGCTCTGTAATATCCCTAATAATAAAAGTTCTAATTAAATCACTTTGAGGAAGGTAGAGAACGGATTGTTCAAAAACTTCTGTGCCTACTTCCACTTCCCGCACAAAAGAACTTTTTTCTACATTGTTAACTCCACTCAAAAGCCCTGTTAATATAGGATGTTGCGTACCAACTTCCCGAAGTTTGGGAAACTTGAGGGCTGCGGCTGGATTGAGATAAGTAACTGTTCCCTCAAAATCCATTTCAATAATTGGATTGGGGATGAGTTCAGGGAAAGATGCTAGGCGAGCTAAGGCAGATTCACTAGCTGCTTCAAAGCTAGGATCGATAGCTAAAGTTTGAAAAGGATTGGCAGGACTGGCTTGCTCTGAGAAGAAACCAGATAAGTCTTCAACATCAAAAGATTCAGAAAAGACTTGTTCTGAGATGTTAGAAATAGCATAATATTTAGCCTGAGCTTTATTACTACCAAAAGCAATTACATCTCCATGCCTGAGGTTATGAGAATAGCATTTATTGCCATTTACAAATAAGCCATTAGTACTTCCTTTTCCCTTGTAGTTGCCATCAATTATCTGAAAACCGTATTGGTCTGTCTCAGGAACAGTTACTCGCAATAAAATTGCGTGTTGCATTGATACTGACCGGGAAGCCAAAACAATAGTGTTTGCGGGATGCCGCCCCAGAGAATAAGTAGTCTCTCGCAAGGGGACAGTTCGCCGCCCTTCCAGGTCTTGAATGACCAACAGATGGCGTATTTTTTCCCGCTCATTTCCTAGCATGGCTGTTCCTCAAATTCTCATATTTTTATGTTTTAGTCTGAAAAATATTACTCCTTGAAGTTCAGAGTTTCCGGCTGCACTTTTAGGAGAATTTAGTTAATCAAATTTATCTTCGTATGCGATCGCAAAATTTATATGAGGGTGCATACCAGCCCTTCTCTTCCTGATTGACCTTCTGGAATGAGAGAGATGGCTAATTGTTCAATCAGTTTTTGCGGTAGAAGTTCTAGCTGTTTCCTCCACTCATGCATAATTTATAAATGTCCCTTTGCCTATATCATCTAACCTTGTCTTTCTTAGGATACCCAGATTAAGAATTCAAAATTCAAACTATTGCTAAAAGACTTGAACCACCAAAGATACGTGTAGATGTTAGCATTAGCTGTAAATTTTAAAAAGGATTATAGAGTAAACTAAAATAGAGTCCGTTGTCTTGTAATGTTCTGTCACTAGAGTTAACAGATACTAAGGGAATGCCCCAGTCAAGACGAATGGTGAAGCGATCGCCCTGTGACCAACGCAACCCCAGACCAAGAGCAGCTAGAGTATTAGGGTCAGGATTCTCCATACCAGAACTATTCCAGCCAACACCAAAATCTACAAAAGGGATAACCTGTAAAGTGCTATCTATCTGTGGGAAGCGCAGAATCGGTACTTGAACTTCCGCAGAAACAAAAGTGGCATTATCTGTCAACAGATAATCTTGACGGTAGCCTCGAACGCTATCCTGCCCACCTAAGCCAAATTGCTCTATAGGCAGAAGTGCTCTAGATGCTAGTTGCGTATTTAAACGCAGTAACAATAAGGTTTCAGGAGCTAAAAGGCGTGCCCACTGCGCTTGCCCTTGCCAAGCAAAAAAACGGCTATCGGGAGCATTTTGATTAACTGTGGCATTCAACACATCTATGCCCAAACTGAATTGAGAGCGTAGGGCGATGACTT encodes the following:
- a CDS encoding superoxide dismutase, which codes for MIKFWRRKIVFFFTTIVLTIVLISHEPVLVAEAQSSTPTPTAARSFPPVAYPNRSLSAFPAQLPPLPYAYGALGKAIDAETMKLHYEAHHASYVKNLNDALKQYPDLQKRSVEALLLNLKSVPENIRTKVRNNAGGHLNHTIFWQLMSPQGGGKPSGAIAQEINKTFGSFDAFKQQFNAAGAARFGSGWVWLVRNPQNQLQIVTTANQDNPIMDGSYPIMGNDLWEHAYYLKYRNRRAEYLNNWWNVVNWPQVNRRSQQPG
- a CDS encoding EAL domain-containing protein, which codes for MLGNEREKIRHLLVIQDLEGRRTVPLRETTYSLGRHPANTIVLASRSVSMQHAILLRVTVPETDQYGFQIIDGNYKGKGSTNGLFVNGNKCYSHNLRHGDVIAFGSNKAQAKYYAISNISEQVFSESFDVEDLSGFFSEQASPANPFQTLAIDPSFEAASESALARLASFPELIPNPIIEMDFEGTVTYLNPAAALKFPKLREVGTQHPILTGLLSGVNNVEKSSFVREVEVGTEVFEQSVLYLPQSDLIRTFIIRDITEQKQVTAELRQRDRLLQAVAEAANYLLGEMNFETGIDLALAVLGEAAQADRAYLFQNHLHPVTKELAVSLRFEWTRSFVTSTHQHWQNLPYQTSGLARWYTVLSSGNAISELTQKFPIAEQEFLIRDGIQSLLLVPLRLENEFWGYLGLADCTFERHWSRHEESTLLTMAASIISTQQRQQVEEKIRYQALHDVLTGLPNRLLFNELLSKTLPNATRKGESLAVIFLDLDRFKVINDTLGHTLGDQLLQNVAQRLKDSLRGGDTIARWGGDEFTILLPRVNDIQEVTQVAQRMLQALEDAFHLQGHELYVTASLGIALLDQNSPDAETLIQHADTALYYAKDKGRNNYQYYSVSLSAKNPELLTLEKSLRYALERDEFTVYYQPRVNIATGEITGMEALLRWQHPEMGLVAPSVFIPLAEESGLIIPIGEWVLRTACSQNKTWQDAGLQPMTIAVNLSLKQFRQPKLVEIIAEVLAQTGLEAHFLELEITETTAIEDLDFTRTVLENLQQMGIHISIDDFGTGHSSLSRLQLLPLHNLKIDKSFIQDLTRDVKVAHIIKAIVGLGQSLGLKLTAEGVENEEELEFLKSINCEDVQGFLFYRPLSAQKATEILESKQPTL
- a CDS encoding histone deacetylase family protein; protein product: MLPVIYSDEFLDHKTGKYHPEKPERLIAIATALKAATFADQITWRSPTPASEQPSLMSMLVKAHSPAYIKKLWQIASSGGGPLDGDTPVSPRSYDVALLAVSAWLDGVEAVLKSANPAFVLARPPGHHAESDAGMGFCLFSNAAIAALFALEQPGINRVAILDWDVHHGNGTQAIVETEARIAYCSLHQYPCYPGTGRSTERGFHNNVLNLPVPPGSDIAVYQPLFETRVVPFLASFQADLLIVSAGYDGNAADPLASINLQPEDYALFTDYCLGVTRKILFGLEGGYDFETLSQSVLATIERCLV